One part of the Prunus persica cultivar Lovell chromosome G5, Prunus_persica_NCBIv2, whole genome shotgun sequence genome encodes these proteins:
- the LOC18777015 gene encoding transcription factor CYCLOIDEA yields MFPSNSNNNLNNTGNELPVSYSHVDQSFFHSRPFLHEITTLNPNSLHPNPNSKQEEEEEQQQQQEGPHHHPLSFFYIPSPFEDDDVSLFQQHHHYDHHHDHVHDMPLHDSQAPPLTTMREAVAANNTLADDHRQTTTTSTTLNIKMVDWDSNKNHGEMMNMDQPQIPRRRSCKRDRHSKINTARGLRDRRMRLSLEVARKFFWLQDALHFDKASKTVEWLLIQATPEIKKLVGDCKHMMSSTKSTSPATSESCEVISGIDEAATNTNIHINIDGGNDGDDKLIRSCEIQPSAKERKVARRQLSRKTAFHPLSKASREKARARAREKAREKQRTHQRVVDVDDQSKKQRGDQENLSRLSSWSPFETGEESAGTQSHNNNNNININSLEGLVHHEIEEPMSSCQVGDHPDLVVDHGTTHDPLVIMGKWSPPSIFSSLHQNIGISQEHHQFADFQFLGKPWEVYNNTHNLF; encoded by the exons ATGTTTCCCTCAAACTCAAACAATAATCTCAACAATACTGGCAACGAATTACCCGTGTCTTATTCTCATGTCGACCAATCCTTTTTCCACAGCCGGCCTTTTCTCCATGAAATCACTACATTAAACCCCAATTCCCTTCATCCCAATCCCAATtccaaacaagaagaagaagaggaacaacaacaacaacaagaaggCCCTCATCACCATCCTTTGTCTTTCTTCTACATCCCCTCTCCTTTCGAAGACGACGACGTTTCACTCTTCCAACAACACCATCACTATGACCATCACCATGACCATGTCCATGACATGCCGCTACATGACTCACAAGCACCACCCCTTACTACTATGAGGGAAGCTGTTGCTGCTAACAACACCTTAGCCGATGACCATCGTCAGACCACCACCACTTCCACTACTCTCAATATTAAAATGGTGGATTGGGATTCCAACAAAAATCATGGCGAGATGATGAATATGGATCAGCCACAGATCCCGAGAAGAAGGTCTTGCAAGAGAGACCGCCACAGCAAGATTAATACTGCCCGAGGCCTCAGGGACCGCAGAATGAGATTGTCTCTTGAAGTTGCCCGCAAGTTCTTCTGGTTGCAAGACGCGCTGCACTTTGACAAGGCCAGCAAAACAGTTGAGTGGTTGCTCATTCAGGCCACACCTGAAATCAAGAAACTAGTAGGAGACTGCAAACACATGATGAGCTCTACCAAAAGCACATCTCCTGCCACTTCTGAGTCATGCGAAGTGATATCTGGCATAGACGAGGCTGCAACAAACACCAACATTCACATTAATATTGATGGGggaaatgatggtgatgataaACTAATACGAAGCTGCGAGATCCAGCCTTCAGCCAAAGAGAGAAAGGTTGCCCGCCGGCAATTGTCAAGGAAGACCGCATTTCACCCTCTTTCAAAAGCTTCGAGAGaaaaggcaagggcaagggcaagggaAAAAGCAAGAGAAAAGCAGCGGACGCACCAAAGAGTAGTTGATGTTGATGATCAATCTAAGAAGCAAAGAGGTGATCAGGAAAACCTGAGCCGATTGAGTTCTTGGAGCCCCTTTGAAACTGGGGAAGAATCAGCTGGGACTCAAagccacaacaacaacaacaacataaACATCAATTCATTGGAGGGGCTGGTTCATCACGAGATTGAAGAACCAATGAGCAGCTGCCAAGTAGGGGATCATCCAGACTTGGTTGTTGATCATGGAACTACACATGATCCTTTGGTGATTATGGGAAAGTGGAGCCCCCCTTCAATATTCAGTTCTCTGCATCAAAACATTGGAATTTCCCAAGAG CACCATCAGTTTGCAGACTTCCAATTCCTTGGAAAACCATGGGAGGTCTACAACAATACTCATAATCTATTCTAA
- the LOC18777066 gene encoding DNA mismatch repair protein MSH2 yields MDANFEDQSKLPELKLDAKQSQGFLSFFKTLPHDPRPIRLFDRRDYYTAHGENATFIAKTYYRTTTALRQLGSGLDGLSSVSVSKNMFETIARDLLLERTDHTLEIYEGSGSSWRLVKSGTPGNLGSFEDVLFANNDMQDTPVVVALLPNFRENGCTVGLGYVDLTKRVLGLAEFLDDSHFTNVESALVALGCKECLLPLESGKTSEIRTLHDALNRCGVMLTERKKAEFKMRDLVQDLSRLVKGSIEPVRDLVSGFEFAAGALGALLSYAELLGDESNYGNYSIQRYNLDSYMRLDSAAMRALNVLESKTDANKNFSLFGLMNRTCTAGMGKRLLHMWLKQPLLDVDEINSRLDLVQAFVEDPALRQDLRQHLKRISDIERLMHNLEKKRAGLQHIVKLYQSSIRLPYIKSALERYDGEFSSLIKERYWDPLELWTDDGHLNKFVALVESAVDLDQLENGEYMISSTYDPALSALKDEQESLEHRIHNLHKETAKDLDLALDKALKLDKGTQFGHVFRITKKEEPKIRKKLTTQFIVLETRKDGVKFTNTKLKKLGDQYQRIVEEYKNCQKELVNRVVQTTATFSEVFWSVAGLLSELDVLLSFSDLASSCPTAYTRPIITPSDEGDIILEGSRHPCVEAQDWVNFIPNDCKLVRGKSWFQIITGPNMGGKSTFIRQVGVNILMAQVGSFVPCDKASISIRDCIFARVGAGDCQLRGVSTFMQEMLETASILKGATDKSLIIIDELGRGTSTYDGFGLAWAICEHLVEVIKAPTLFATHFHELTALAHENSVHEANMKQIVGVANYHVSAHIDSSSHKLTMLYKVEPGACDQSFGIQVAEFANFPESVVSLAREKAAELEDFSATAVIPNDAIEEVGSKRKREYDSDDMSRGSARAHEFLKEFSNLPLETMDLKEALQKVSKMKNDLQKDAVNSHWLQQFF; encoded by the exons ATGGATGCCAATTTTGAGGATCAGAGCAAGCTTCCTGAGCTCAAATTAG ATGCCAAGCAATCTCAAGggtttctctcatttttcAAAACCCTCCCCCAT GACCCAAGACCTATCCGATTGTTTGATCGTCGG GACTACTATACTGCCCATGGTGAAAATGCTACTTTCATTGCAAAGACCTACTATCGTACCACTACTGCTTTGCGGCAGTTGGGTAGCGGATTGGATGGCTTATCCAGTGTCAGCGTTAGTAAAAACATGTTTGAGACAATTGCCCGTGATCTACTACTGGAAAGAACAGACCACACTCTTGAGATTTATGAGGGTAGTGGCTCAAGTTGGAGGCTGGTGAAAAGTGGAACCCCTGGAAATCTCGGCAGTTTTGAAGATGTTTTGTTTGCCAACAATGATATGCAGGATACCCCAGTGGTTGTTGCACTATTACCTAACTTTCGTGAAAATGGTTGCACAGTTGGGTTAGGATATGTTGATCTAACTAAACGAGTACTTGGATTAGCTGAATTTCTTGATGATAGCCACTTTACAAATGTGGAATCAGCTCTAGTCGCACTTGGTTGCAAGGAATGCCTTCTGCCCCTAGAGAGTGGCAAAACAAGTGAAATTAGAACATTGCATGATGCATTGAATAGATGTGGTGTGATGTTAACTGAGAGGAAGAAGGCTGAATTTAAGATGAGAGATTTGGTTCAGGATCTCAGTCGGCTTGTCAAAGGCTCTATTGAACCAGTTCGAGATTTAGTTTCAGGGTTTGAGTTTGCAGCTGGAGCTTTGGGGGCATTGCTCTCTTATGCAGAGTTACTTGGTGATGAGAGCAATTATGGAAATTATAGTATTCAAAGATATAATCTAGACAGCTATATGAGGTTAGATTCTGCGGCAATGAGGGCACTTAATGTCCTGGAAAGCAAAACTGAtgcaaacaaaaatttcagtttGTTTGGTCTTATGAATAGAACTTGTACTGCTGGAATGGGTAAACGATTACTGCACATGTGGTTAAAACAGCCTTTATTAGATGTAGATGAAATCAATTCGAGGCTAGATTTGGTACAAGCATTTGTGGAGGATCCTGCACTTCGCCAAGATTTGAGGCAGCATCTGAAAAGAATCTCAGACATCGAGCGACTGATGCACAATCTTGAGAAGAAAAGAGCTGGTTTGCAGCATATTGTAAAACTTTATCAG TCAAGTATAAGACTTCCATACATTAAAAGTGCCCTAGAACGCTATGATGGAGAATTTTCCTCACTGATCAAGGAAAGGTATTGGGATCCCCTTGAGTTATGGACTGATGATGGTCACTTAAATAAGTTCGTTGCTCTAGTGGAATCTGCTGTTGACCTTGATCAACTTGAGAATGGAGAGTACATGATATCATCTACTTATGACCCTGCACTTTCTGCACTAAAAGATGAGCAAGAGTCGCTGGAGCACCGAATACACAATTTGCATAAAGAAACTGCTAAAGATCTTGATCTCGCTCTAGACAAGGCTTTGAAATTAGATAAAGGCACACAATTTGGACATGTCTTCAGAATCACAAAGAAGGAAGAgccaaaaataaggaaaaagctCACAACGCAATTCATTGTTCTGGAAACCCGAAAGGATGGAGTGAAATTTACCAACACAAAGCTTAAAAAGTTAGGGGATCAGTATCAAAGAATAGTTGAAGAGTATAAGAATTGTCAGAAAGAGCTGGTTAACCGAGTTGTTCAAACTACAGCAACTTTCTCTGAG GTGTTCTGGTCTGTAGCTGGGTTGCTTTCTGAATTGGATGTCTTACTTAGTTTTTCTGATTTGGCTTCTAGCTGTCCTACTGCTTACACAAGGCCAATCATCACTCCATCG GATGAGGGGGATATTATATTAGAAGGGAGTAGACATCCTTGTGTGGAGGCTCAGGACTGGGTAAATTTTATACCCAATGATTGTAAACTT GTGAGAGGAAAGAGTTGGTTCCAAATCATTACAGGGCCCAATATGGGTGGAAAATCTACATTTATCCGACAG GTCGGTGTGAATATTCTAATGGCACAAGTTGGTTCTTTTGTTCCTTGTGACAAAGCTAGCATTTCTATTCGTGATTGCATTTTTGCTCGCGTGGGTGCTGGTGACTGCCAA CTACGCGGAGTTTCTACCTTCATGCAAGAAATGCTTGAGACCGCATCTATACTGAAAGGAGCTACAGATAAGTCACTGATAATCATCGACGAGTTAGGCCGAGGGACATCGACTTATGATGGATTCG GTTTAGCTTGGGCCATTTGTGAGCACCTTGTTGAAGTGATTAAAGCACCTACCTTGTTCGCAACCCATTTTCATGAATTGACTGCATTAGCTCATGAAAATAGTGTTCATGAGGCCAATATGAAGCAAATTGTTGGTGTAGCAAACTATCATGTTAGTGCACATATTGACTCATCAAGCCACAAGTTGACTATGCTGTACAAG GTTGAGCCAGGGGCTTGTGATCAAAGTTTTGGTATTCAGGTTGCAGAATTCGCAAACTTTCCTGAAAGTGTTGTTTCCCTTGCTAGAGAGAAGGCTGCTGAATTGGAGGATTTTTCAGCTACTGCAGTTATTCCAAATGATGCTATAGAAGAG GTTGGATCCAAGCGCAAGAGAGAGTATGACTCTGATGATATGTCTAGAGGATCCGCTCGGGCACACGAATTTCTGAAGGAGTTTTCTAATTTGCCATTGGAAACAATGGATTTAAAGGAGGCTTTGCAAAAGGTTAGCAAGATGAAGAATGACTTGCAAAAGGATGCAGTAAATTCCCACTGGCTCCAGCAATTTTTCTAG
- the LOC18775951 gene encoding uncharacterized protein LOC18775951, translated as MMNWRRVLKSVQALAAHSLLFTFTLLLVLKLDHVTSYSWWIIFFPLWIFHAVVARGRFSLPAPSVPHSRHWAPCHAVVATPLLIAFELLLCIYLESIYVHGFAAVNLKVVFLPLLAFEIIILIDNFRMCRALMPGDDESMNDEAIWETLPHFWVAISMVFFVAATIFTLLKLCGEVGALGWWDLFINFGIAECFSFLVCTKWSNPVIHRNSRTREATSSSTTIRYLDWNSGLVVSAEEDQHRDRMCGLQDIGGHLMKIPVIGFQVLLCMRLEGTPANARHIPLPVLFSPLFLLQGAGVLFSACRLVEKIVLLLRSGAGTGIYFRISSRAHDCFGFLHHGSRLLGWWSIDEGSREEHARLFHEGASGYNTFCGYPPEIVKKMPKKDLTEEVWRLQAALGEQTEITKYSQQEYERLQNEKVLCRVCFEGEISVVLLPCRHRVLCSTCCDKCKKCPICRVGIEERLPVYDV; from the exons ATGATGAACTGGCGGAGAGTGTTGAAGTCCGTACAGGCCTTAGCAGCCCACAGCCTCCTCTTCACCTTCACGCTCTTGCTCGTTCTCAAGCTCGACCATGTCACCTCCTACTCTTGGTG GATAATTTTCTTTCCACTTTGGATATTTCATGCTGTTGTTGCCCGAGGAAGATTCTCATTACCTGCTCCATCAGTTCCACACAGTCGTCAT TGGGCACCATGTCATGCAGTTGTGGCCACACCATTGCTTATTGCGTTTGAGTTGCTCCTTTGTATATATCTTGAAAGCATTTATG TTCACGGCTTTGCGGCTGTCAACTTGAAGGTTGTCTTTCTTCCCTTACTGGCATTCGAAATAATTATTCTAATTGACAATTTCAG AATGTGTAGGGCTCTAATGCCGGGGGATGATGAAAGCATGAATGATGAGGCAATATGGGAGACACTTCCT CATTTCTGGGTAGCAATCTCCATGGTTTTCTTTGTTGCTGCTACAATCTTCACCCTGCTTAAGTTATGCG GTGAAGTAGGTGCTCTTGGTTGGTgggatttatttataaattttgg AATTGCAGAGTGCTTTTCCTTTCTTGTCTGTACAAAGTGGTCTAATCCAGTGATTCATAGAAATTCTCGCACAAGAGAAGCTACTTCATCTTCTACAACCATCAGATATCTTGACTGGAATAGTGGTTTAGTAGTTTCAGCAGAAGAGGATCAACATCGAGATAGAATGTGTGGTCTGCAAGATATTGGTGGGCATCTTATGAAAATTCCCGTGATTGGTTTTCAAGTTCTCCTTTGTATGCGCCTTGAG ggAACCCCAGCAAATGCTAGACATATCCCACTTCCagttctcttctctcctctttttttacTCCAAGGTGCCGGTGTACTATTTTCTGCATGTAGGTTGGTGGAGAAAATTGTACTTTTGCTGCGTAGTGGGGCTGGCACCGGAATATATTTTAGAATTTCTTCCAGGGCTCACGACTGCTTTGGATTTTTGCACCATGGTTCCAG GCTACTGGGCTGGTGGTCAATAGATGAAGGAAGTCGTGAGGAACATGCCCGACTATTTCACGAGGGGGCTTCAGG ATACAACACTTTCTGTGGCTATCCACCTGAGATCGTGAAGAAAATGCCTAAAAAGGATCTCACAGAGGAG GTTTGGAGACTTCAAGCAGCTCTTGGTGAACAGACAGAAATTACCAAATATAGCCAACAGGAGTATGAAAGACTTCAAAAT GAAAAGGTGTTATGTCGGGTTTGCTTTGAGGGAGAGATCAGCGTGGTCTTGCTACCGTGTAGGCATCGCGTCCTTTGCAG TACCTGCTGTGACAAGTGTAAAAAATGCCCAATATGCCGTGTTGGTATTGAGGAGC